AGCCCCACGATCAACGGGCGGATGACCAACACGACCGCGATCACGACTGCAAGTCCCCCAAATCCAGTTGCGAACAACGAATCGAACTGGATCAGCGCGCCCAGCGTGATGAAGACGAATGACAGGACGAGCAGCGACAGATCGCCGTTGAATGCCTCGATCCCCTCCTCATAGGAGAGGTCGGCGTTGCCGAGGACGATACCCACTGTTACGGCGGCAGCGATACCGGCCTCGTTCGCCCCCGGAACCGCGTTTGCAGAGGTGTATGCGACGAGGGCCCCGGCCAACGCGAGGAGACGGGCGGCCTGAGGCGTGTCGTTTGCGGGGATTTGGGTGTGTTCGAGCAGATACCATACGATCCCGGCGACGACCAGCCCGACGAGCAATCCGGCCCCGAGACGCATGATGAACGAACCGATCACGTGCGTAATGCCAGAACTCGGTGTGGTGATGAAGTGAAACACCACAACGGCGAGGATCGACGCGGTGACGTCGTTCGTTACGCCCTCGGTTTCGAGGGCGGCAGCGACGCGATCGTGAAGGCGGACAGTCTGTAAGATCGGAGTGATCACGGTCGGCCCGGTGGCCACGAGCAACGCCCCGATCAGAAACGCGATCTCCCACCTCGCCTGTAAAAAGGCGCGAACGGAGATGGCTGTCCCAACCAAGGCGATCACACCACCGATGGTGACCAGCCGAAACGTCGTTCGGGGTGCCTCTCGAAACTTCTCCACCTTGAGATGGAACGCCGCCTCGAACATGATGAGCGCCACGCTCAACCCGACGATCGTGTTCAGTGGTCCCGTCCCGAACAGCTCCAACGATATCAGCCCGAGTCCCTCTGGACCGACGAGAATCCCCATGATGATGAGAAACAGCACACTCGGGACCTGGAACCGATCAGATAGTATCTGAGCAATAACCCCTAACGAGATGATGAGGACGACTAGCTGACTGAGTTCACTCACAGTCGTCGCCCCCCTGTACTGGTGTGCCCGACATCACTCTCTTCATCAGAGATTGTATTGTTGAATGAAAAAGTATTGATCGATGTATCGATCGCCGGATCGTGTTTGGAACCAATCTTGTCGAGTATCGTTTGATATCGTTGCCTTGATAACACCATACGAAATACCTTGCTTGTGATGTCGGACTCCGAACGAAGCGACGATAGTCATTCGACAACGCAACCAAATGATTCAACAAACAGACATGTGAATGGAGAAGAATCCCACCAGTCTGTAACCACGGAGATGCAGCCGCGGGTTACCCGACGGGACACAGCCAGCAGTGCGGTCAGTACGTTCCTCCAGAGCGAAGCGGCGATCGGCCAGATGAAATCGTCGCTAGTGTTGTTCGCCGCGATAGGAATCGGTCTCGGGATCGTGGGGAGCACGCTTTCCGGTTCGGTCGGAACACTCGGCCAAGACATTGCGATGGCGACCATCATACCGATCGCACTCGCGACCCCCATCGTCGGCATCATTCCTGGTCGGCAGATCGGCAACCACCAGACCGATGCCCAACCGCTGGCAGTGTACGCACTGGTAGCGATCACGACGGGCGTGGGTGCCATCGTCCAGTTCATGATCGCATCTGTACTCACCGCCGTGGAAGCCAGTGGGACCAGCGTTCCGGATCTATTCGTGTTCTCGTTCGTTGTCGCGCTCGGGACCATCATCGCGGGACTCGGTAGCGCGTTCGCCGTTCGAAACTGAAACTGATCGGCCACGCGATGGGGCTCCAAAACACCGAACCGGAACGGAAATCGAAACCGACTAAATGGAGGACGTTGTATGAGCCACTGAGCCGGAGTAGCCTAGCCTGGCCAAGGCGGCAGATTCGAAATCTGCTGTCCTCACGGACTCGAGAGTTCAAATCTCTCCTCCGGCGCTCCCGTTTTCATTCGAACGCGCTTCACCATTCCCGAGCGGAAAGTACGGCGGATCAATCTTTTTGTTCACCGCCGTCCAGTGAAATGTATGACGCTGTACGATCAGTTGGCGCAACTGCCGATAACGATCGAGAGGTACGACGTTTCACTCACCGAGCGCGCAACATCGAGCGGCTTCACGCGCACGACGACGACGATCGAACTACACGGAGAGAACGCCGTCGGCTATGGGGAAGACGTTATCTACGATAACGAGCGGCATTATTCGTTCGTCGATCAGCCCACGACGCCGCCACCGGGATCGTACACCCACCGGACGTTTTCGAAAGCAGTAGGTGCGCTGGCTCTCGCCCCGGACCCGACCGAGCAGGCCTACCGCCGGTGGGGGTTCGAGAGCGCCGCGCTAGATCTCGCACTCAAACAGGACGGAACGAACTTCGCGGCAGTGCTTGGAGAGGAGTACGACCCGGTACGATTCGTTGTGAGCACTCGGCTCGGTGATCCACCGACGTTCGAGCGCATCGAGACGCTGCTCGAACGGTACCCCTCGACCGAGTTCAAACTCGACCCGACGAGCGAGTGGACACCCACCCTCATCGACCGACTCGCCGAGACGGGTCGGGTTCGCATTCTCGATCTGAAGGGCCACTATGAGGGAACCGAGGTGGATCAACCCCCCGATCTCGAACTGTACGAGCGGGTACTGGAACGGTTCCCCGAGGCGATCGTCGAGGATCCGGCACTCACCGACGCCACCGAGGAACTGCTCGCTCCCAACACCGAGCGAATCTCGTGGGACGCGCCGATCCACGGCGTCACCGACATCGAAGCGCTGCCGTTCGAACCCGCCGTGCTGAACATCAAGCCCTCCCGGTTCGGATCGTTGGAATCGTTGCTCGAAACGATCGAGCACTGCCAGTCTAACGGTATCGAGATGTACGGCGGGGGTCAGTTCGAACTCGGCGTGGGACGAGAACACGTCCACGCGCTCGCCTCGATGTTCTACCCTCACGGTGCCAATGACGTCGCTCCGACGGCGTACAACGATCCTGAACTGACTGCGGAGCTGCCGACGAGTCCGCTCTCACCGCCGCGACAGCCGACCGGACTGGGCTGGTCGTAGTCACGCTTATTTTCGAAACTGTTCGGGATTATCGGGACGGGTATGACCGTCGGCCAACAGCGCGCTAGCAAGCGCGCCATGAACGACGACATCACCGGAGAGCGTCGTCAACTGCACGTCGGGCACGTTCGTGAGCACCATCTCGGATAATCGTTCGTTGATCGGATCGAGGATCAACTCGGGGTTGTTGAGCGCCACCGCACCGCCGACGTTGATGACCAACGGCGCGTAGGTGTGTACGAGATTCGCCATCCCGACCGCGTTCCACTTACCGATGCGCTCAATGACGTAATCCGCGAACGGATCCGTTCCCGCGTGGGCAAACAGCTCCGCCGCATCGAACGGAACGTCAGCGGTGTCAGCAGTGGAAGAAAGCGGAAGGTCCGTTTCCATCGGGTGTTGTTCGTACAACTGCTGTGCGTATTTCGGGATGTTGTTACCCGAACAGTAGGCCTCCCAGTGGCCGTCTCGACCACATCCACACGTCATCATCCCGTCGGGATCGACGAGCATGTGACCGATCTCACCGGCGTTTCCGTCCCAACCGGACAGCAACGAGCCGTCGACGGCGACACCAGCACCGACGCCGCTCGATATCGTGACGTAGATCATGTCATCCGGAGCGTACTCGCCGTAAAATCGTTCACCGAGTAGTCCAGTGTCTGCGTCGTTCCGGAGTACGACGCGATCACCACCGATGAGGGATTTGAGCGGACCGGAAAGCGGAATTCGATCGATGGTGTCCGGGAGGTTGGCCGGGTTTTCGATCACGCCTGCGGCCAGATCGAGTGGTCCGATCGATCCGACGCCGACGACACTGATCGACGACGGATCGATCCCTGCTTCCTCACAGGCGTCGCGAACCACCGACAGCACAGTTTCGGTCACAGCGATACCGGTCGGACCTTGGGGGGTTGAACGGGTTGCGGCTCCGATGACGGTTGCGGTCGCGTCGGCCACCGCCGCCCTGGTGTTCGTCGCGCCCAGATCGACGCCCGCATAGTACTCCATCGGTTTAGAAGCCGGTCTGACGTTACTTAATTGCATAGATTCACTCGGACGTGAGTCCCATCGATCCGTACAGGTTCGTCGCGGACGAACCGAAGCCCAATGGGATCCTGAACCGTCGGCGACACGGACTGTCTCATTCGTCACCTACAAACCTCGCCCCACGAACTAGGTGAAACGATGGAGTATCTGCAGACCCGGCGAGACCGCGTCGAACAGCGGTTGGAATCGGTCCTCGACGACGTGGCCCCGAACACACTCGGTTCGGAAGTTCGACACGTCTCGTTGGCGGGTGGTAAACGCGTTCGCCCAACCATAACTGTTTTGACGTGTGAGGCTGCCGGTGGGACGATCGACGGTGCGCTCGATTTCGCAGTCGGCATCGAGCTCGTCCACAACGCCTCGTTGGTCATCGACGACATTATCGACGATGCCGACCTCCGTCGGGGCGTTGCGAGCGCGTGGAGTGCGTTCGGGTACGGCCCGGCGATTATCGCAAGCGATGGACTGCTTGGGGAGGCGTTCGACCTCTTTTCGGCGAATGAAAGCGCCATGCGAGTCGTCGCGGAGGCGATGGTCGAACTCGGCGAGGGCGAAGCGTCGGAACTCGTCGACCGTCCCGAGACGGAGTCCGAGTACATGGTACTCGCACGCCGGAAAACCGGTGCCCTGTTCCGTGCTGCCGCCGAACTCGGCGCGATCGCTGCGGACGCCGATCCATACACTGTCGAGGCGTTCGGTCAGTACGCCGAACGCGTGGGAGTGGCGTTTCAGATCCGCGACGACGTGCTCGACGCCACCGCTAAAGCCGAATCGTTGGGGAAACCCGTCGGACAGGATGCTGCCATGGAACGACCGTCGCTCGTCCAGATCGCTGACCTGACTCCCGAGCAGGCCAACCAGCGCGCGCACGAACAGGCTGAGGCGGCCATCGATGCGCTCACGACAGCGGACATGGATACCACCACCACCCCCCAAAGCCAACAAGCACTCGAGTATCTCCACGATCTTGCGGAGTTCGTCGTGGTCCGCGACCAGTAACGATCGCCCGCTCGTCATCAACGAAGGGGTTGAAACCAGACGGCTGCGACCAACAGCGCGAGAAAGACGTACGTACCGCGGATGAGGATCATGGTCGCTAGTTCCGCGTCTCGCTCGCGTGCCATCCCAGCGATCCCGGCGAACGCGAGTACAGCGACGATACTGCTTGGTGGAATGATCGGTGTCAGGACGCTTCCGATGACGACGATCGCAAGCCCGACTGCCATAAGCCCCGTGGCGAGCTGGCGGGCGCGAGCGCGGCCAACGACGACCGCCACGGTTCGTTTCTCGATCGACCGGTCGTACTGGTAATCGGTCGCATCGTCGATGATCTTGACTCCCGACAACACCACCAGAAACACGATCGCGTACACGATCGGCGTCGTCGATAGTGACGCTGCCTGTGCGTAGTATCCCCCGAGGATGGTGGTGCTAATTCCGAGCGGGTAACCGACAGTCGCACCCACGGGATGGGTGTCGAGCTGTGGAGCGTGGAAATAAGCGATGAGCCATCCGGGAAGTGCAAGCAACGCGGCGATCGGATCGACGGCGACGGCGAGCATCCCCAACCCAACGAACACGAGCGTGGACGCGCCAAGGAGTGCGAGCCGACAGCCCCGACCGGTCAAGGGATGGCTCTCGTCTTCACCCCGTAGATAGAAATCCACGTAGCCGTCCTTGACGTGGGCAGTGTACAGCTCACAGAACACGATCCCCCCATGAAGCACGACGATCTCAAGGGTTAACGCAGGGGCCAACACCGCCCCGAACGCGCTGGCCGCCACCGCCGGCAACATGAACACCGGATGGACCTGCGACCCAAGCGCGCGGAGTGTGGCGCTCGTCCCTCTCCCGCGGCGTGTGACACTCATATGTACCGGGTGAACACCGCTTGCAATAAGCGATCCGGCGGAATATGCTTATAACCCAACCATTTATATAAAGATATAAATCATCGAGCAAACGGTAGTCGAGGATCCAACGACCGTTCGCAACGATGTTGTTACTATGCCATCGAACGGTTAATATGGTCCTATAAATTGACATTATGTGAATGATGGCGCTACTAGAGAAGTACGGATCGTATCGAGGGAAATGTGTCATATTGGTATCGATTGCGATCACTATCGGAGCACTGGTTCTCGGTTACTTTCTGTTGGGTTTGGTGGCGTTGTTCGTCCTTCACTCGATGTACATTTCGATCGAAGATGGCAACTACAACGTCATCCTCCCGATAGCAGTTGGTTGGTTGATAGCGATGCTGACGTATTTGTCACCCGATAACGAATTGGCAATCAGTATCATCGCAGGCATCGCTGTTTATATGGCGTTCACCCACTACCAGCGTGCGACGTGACGCGTTCCGACGGTCGCTGTGGACTCGCTGCTTCGTACGATTAGCAACTAAGAAACCGTCGGCGAGATCGATGCGACGGAACTGCTGTAACTGCAGCTTGCGGTTTCAGAGAAAGGAGAAAGAACAGTAGTCGAATTACGTTATCGGCCCGAGTGGCTAACGGTGATCTTCACATCGAACCCGGTTCCGGGGACGTGGAACGCTCCGTCAGCGCGGTGGAACTGCCGCGCGGCACGAACGAACACGACGACCGCACAGACGACGGCCGCGATTCCGACGATCCGAACCGGGTCGATCAGCGCCCACATCACGACTGGCATGGCCAGCGCCATCCCGAACAACGCGAGCAACGACGACCCGTCGGGAACATGCGGTTGATCGATCGGACGATCCTGCGACGAAGGTGGTTGTGGTGGCATCATGGTGTACGTCAAGCGGACCAACACCGATACTGGTGTGACCGCCTCTCAATCAGACATTGAGTATCCAGATACAAAAAACTTCAGATTACTGATTAGAATTGAGAAGAGATAACAAAACCCATGATAATGCTTGAACCCCCATGATTTAGTATGCTCATCCGATCTTTAATGATAGTTTGGGGTCAGTACACTCAGTAGTACTATTTAACACCAGAAATCAATCATTACTAATGGTGTGGTAATGTATCGTATGCGATCTGTTCAGTCAGTGCAGACGGAGGCGACAGCCGGAGCTATCGATGTCGTCGAAACGGTACTCGTCGGACCGAGTGCGTATTACCGAGCGGCGGCGGTTGCGTCGTCCATGCGTTCGAGGGCGTCTTTGATCCGTTCGACGCCGGTGGCATACGAAATGCGGGCGTGACCGTTGCCGCGGTCACCGAACGCCTCGCCGGGAACGACGATCACGTCCCGAGCGAGCACCGCATCGATCCAGCCGTCGGGCACCGTCGGCATCGCGTAGAACGCCCCGTGGGGGGTTGGCGTGTCGAGACCGATGTCGTCGAGACCGTCGAGCAGCACGTCACGGCGCTCCTCGAACGCCGATACCATCCGACCGACCACGTTCTGTGGTCCGGTGAGTGCGGCTTGAGCAGCGTATTGGGCAGGTGCGCTCGCGCATGCTTGGACGTACTGGTGAACGCGCAACATCCGTTCGGTGCGCTCGTGGCTGGCAGCGACCCAGCCGAGCCGCCAGCCGGTCATGGAGTACGCTTTCGAGCAGGCATTGACGACGACCACGTTGTCCCGTTCCGTGAACGCCATCGGTGAATGGTGGTCGCCGTCGAACACGATCCGTTCGTACACCTCATCGGAAAGACAGAGCACGTCGTGCTCGTCGGCGATCCGCGCGAACGCACGCATGTCCGCCTCCGATTGGACCGCGCCCGTCGGGTTCGCCGGACTACAGACGATGAACGCCGCCGTGTCCTCGGTGATCGCCGCCTCGACGGCGTCCGGATCCATCGTCAGATCGTCCCGGAGACCGATCGGCTTGGGCGTTCCGTCCGCGAGATGGGTGAGTGCTTCATAGGAAACGAACCCTGGATCGGGGATGATGACCTCCTGACCGGAATCGACGTGGGCCTCCAAAGCGAGATGTAGCGCTTCGCTCCCACCTGCGGTAGCGATCACGTTCCCCGGATCAACGGTGAACCCGTTGTCTCGCTCGTGTTTGTCGGCGATCGCTTCCCGGAGCGACTGGAGTCCTTTGTTGGAGGTGTAGCCGTCGACCGTCCCCGATTCGATGGCGGCGGTGGCGGCGTCTCGCACGTGGTCGGGCGTCGGAAAATCCGGTTGTCCGATCCCGAGATTGATCGCATCCTCGCCTGCGGCCTCGAACACTTCCCGAATGCCGCTGATCGACACCGCCTCGACACGAGATGAAAACTGTGGCATGTCTCGTAGCCAGCACCGCGTGGATATATGAGTGGTGTGGTACTCACCCTCTGACGACGGTCGAACGTGCTTCAGTCACGACGGCATCGCGTTCGGAACCTGTGGTACTCCGCTTCGCTCAGTCCGGCCCGTCCGAGCGTTCGGTCGTGAGCGTCGCTCCCGCCAGTAACGACGAGATCGTTCTCCCGAATCGTCCGTTCGACCGGCTGGAGATCGACGTCGCGGCCGTAGTCGTAATGGTACTCCACGCCGTCGAGCGCAGCTGCCAGCGACAACGCTCGGTCCTGATCGTCGTACCGCAGTGGATGGGCGAGACTCACCAGTCCACACGCATCCTTGAGAAGCGTATGTCCACGTTCGAACGACGGAACGCGCCGCGGGACGAAACAGGGACAGTCGTCGCCGATGAGTCGATCGAACGCGGCGTGGTAATCGCAGTCGATCGCGCTCTGTTCGATTGCGCGCGCAATATGTGGCCGACCCACGCCGGGTTGCAGTTCGATATCGAGCGTCACACCCGTTCGGCGTTCGATGCGCTCTACGATCTCGTTGGCGCGCTCGATGCGGTTTTCCTGTAACCGGTCTATCTCCGCACAGAGTGCCTCAGTGGGACGAACACCGTACCCGAGCAGATCGATCTGTTGCCCGTTTCTTTCCACGCGGAGTTCGATCCCGTGGATGACAGTCACCCCGCCGATCTCCTTGACTGGAGCATTGAGAAATGGGACGAGGCGGTCGTGATCGGTAATGGCAACGACGCTCACACCGGCCATAGCAGCTACCTTCGGTACTGCATCCGGTTCCAACGCTCCATCGGAGTTCGTCGTGTGTACGTGTAGATCGGCGACGACCATACACATCCTACTACCTCCAGAACCAATACCACGCATCCTTAATCGTCTTTAATGAGACTAATGAGACATGGTGAATTCATACTGAACTTTTATGATGGTTTGGAAAGTGATCTGTAGTATGCGGCTATTCACCGATGCCGACGAACGATTCGAGGCCCATAGTTACCCGGCAACGACGCGGGAATTGATCGAGGAGTACGGCGATCTCGAACTCGCGTTGCCCAACGGGAGCGAGACGATCGAAACGGCGCTCTCGCGCGTCGGAAACGAAACGTATCCCGACGCGGAAGCGGCTCGATTGGCCATCTACGGCGCGGTGAGTGACAAAGCGATCGGTCGCAAGTACTACTCCGACCGCGATCCCATCGCCCCCGGCGAGCAAGGTTACGATCAGCTCTCCTTTTGAAGCGACTACAGATCGGGGAGGAGGCCTTTGGTGGAGATGGTGATCGAAACCGTCGGCTGATACGCGTAATACGTATCTCCATCCTCGGGTCGATACTTGAATAGATACTGCCAGTCGTCGGGCGTCATGCGCTTCTGGCGCGAATCGTTGCTACTGTTGTTCCGTCGAGTTGGGGTGACGGAAGCGGATCGGCCCATGCTGTTTCTCTGCAATTCGTACGTTCCTTCGGTCGTGATCGTATCGCCGCGAATGGTGTACTCCCGGGTGATCGGCGTTGCCGGCTGGAGCGTCTGCGTGATCGGCTTGCTTTGCAGCTGTACGCTCCGGAACCCACCGCCGACGGAGACGTTCACACCCTCGGCTTCGTCGTACCGATCCGACAACAGCAGGATCTCTCCGTACTCACCGTTTGCGCGTCTGAACACCGGTACCCCGAACGGCCACAGGTTCGTGGTGCGGAGTTGGAGCGGCGTCTCGCCCGTGTTCTCAAGGGTGAGCGTCAGCGTTGGCGACCCATCGATCGTGACGTCGTGCCCGGAGAGGGTCGCATCGATCCGCAACGGATCGTCGGTCTGTTCGATGTCGGGGGCCGATAACGTGTATTCGTCTCGACCGAGACAGCCTGCCATCCCGAGCATCGACGCGCTGATCGCTCCCAACAGCGTGCGTCGTTTCATCGGATCCCCTCCGTCGTAGCCCGCACGGAATCGTTCGTGTACGCAACGAAGATGTCCTCGATCGAGGCGTCCTCGTCCGCGTCGATTCCAGCTTTGAGTTCATCAAGGGTTCCTTCCGCGATGAGTCGCCCGCTGTGGAGGATACCGATCCGGTCACAGACGAGTTCGACCTGTCCGAGGATATGACTCGAAAAGAACACCGCTGTGTCTCGTTCGCGTTCTGCCCGAACGATGTCTCGTACCGTTCGGACGCCGTGGGGATCGAGTCCCGTAAACGGCTCATCGAGGATGAGCAGCTCCGGGTCGCCGACCAGCGCCATGGCGAGCGCCAGCCGTTGTTTCATCCCTTGTGAGAACGTTCCAGCAGGATCGTCGATCACGTCGGTAAGCCCGACCCGTTCGAGCAGTTCCTCGGGATCGTCGTCCGCGCCTTTCGTGTCGATCACGAACCGCAGATGACGACGGGCGGACAGCTTGTCGTAAGTGCTGTACCCATCCGGCAGGGTACCGATCCGAGAACGCACCTCCGCGCCGTCGGTGTGTGGATCCTGTCCAAGTACGCGCACTGTTCCCTCGGTCGGTCGTCGGTAATCGAGCAGCATACTGATCGTCGTGGATTTTCCCGCTCCGTTCGGCCCGAGAAAGCCGTACGTTTCGTCGTCTCGCACCGTGAGCGAGAGATCATCGACGGCAACGGTGTTGTCAAAGCGTTTCGTCAGACCACGGAGTTCGATGCTGTTATCGCTCATATGACATCACCTCGCGTGAAACGGAGCCACGCAAGCCCGATCGGGACGACCGCCCACACGGCTAGGACGAGTAGTCCTCCCGCCTCGTGTAAGTAGAGCGGTGGATCCTGTAGTGTCGTCTCGACGATCGGAAACGCGCTCACCTGAGGGGAAGAGGAAGCTTGGGTCGTTCGTACCACGCCGACGTACCCCCGCGCCGCGTTGCCCACGCCTAACAGCCAGTTCGTGAGCACAGTGTAGGCGTTGCCTGGTGCTAGGCGGAGCAACAGAAAATACACGCCACCCGGCTCGAACGCTTGGACACCGGTAGCGGTGGCGGTGCCGGCACCGGTGTCAGTGATCATTCCGTTCAGCCAACGGATCATTATTTGCCAAAATACGAACAGAGGAAGATACAGCCCCGCGAAGACGCCGACCGTCGCAGTGATGGCTCGCCGCGTGACCGCCGATATCGCCACGGCGATCGATACGAGCACGAGCACGTACACCAGCGTCGTGAGCACGACAGCCACGAACCGCAGCGGCGAAAACAGTCCGTATCTCACGAGCCCGTAGCTAGCGAGTGCGAGACACGCCACGAGCACCGAAGCGCCCAGTCCAGCCGTCCGACCGGCGATCTTTCCGAGCAGCACGTCGGTTCGTGTCAGCGGCAGCCCCAACGGGAACTTCAAGCTCCCGGACCGACGTTCTTTGATGATCGAGCGGTAGCTCAGCAACAACACTCCCAGCGGGAGCAACATCGTAGCGAAATTCTGTATGTACGCAATGGTGATGTCGGGACCGATGCCCCGATAGCCGATGTAGCTCGGTTGATAGCCGAAGTACACGAGCAACAGGGTGAACAACCACGTTCCCTTGTACCGAACGATCCCGCGAAACTCCTTGCGGGCAAGCGGAAACCAACGCATATTCCGACATCACGACAGTGTGTTGTAATTGTTTCTATTCGATGATGTCTATGAATTGGAGGTTCGTAAACATTGAATCCTTCTTGGAGTTCACACCCACGCCAACGAGTGATCCAAATCGATCGGGAGATCACCGACGGCGTACCCTTCGATCGAACCGGTCGGTCGTGCCCGGAAAACGACGGTTGGTGTGTGGGCGAGACGGGGCTGTTCGCCTTTGACGGCGTTC
The sequence above is drawn from the Halocatena salina genome and encodes:
- a CDS encoding ABC transporter ATP-binding protein — its product is MSDNSIELRGLTKRFDNTVAVDDLSLTVRDDETYGFLGPNGAGKSTTISMLLDYRRPTEGTVRVLGQDPHTDGAEVRSRIGTLPDGYSTYDKLSARRHLRFVIDTKGADDDPEELLERVGLTDVIDDPAGTFSQGMKQRLALAMALVGDPELLILDEPFTGLDPHGVRTVRDIVRAERERDTAVFFSSHILGQVELVCDRIGILHSGRLIAEGTLDELKAGIDADEDASIEDIFVAYTNDSVRATTEGIR
- a CDS encoding cation:proton antiporter domain-containing protein, whose translation is MSELSQLVVLIISLGVIAQILSDRFQVPSVLFLIIMGILVGPEGLGLISLELFGTGPLNTIVGLSVALIMFEAAFHLKVEKFREAPRTTFRLVTIGGVIALVGTAISVRAFLQARWEIAFLIGALLVATGPTVITPILQTVRLHDRVAAALETEGVTNDVTASILAVVVFHFITTPSSGITHVIGSFIMRLGAGLLVGLVVAGIVWYLLEHTQIPANDTPQAARLLALAGALVAYTSANAVPGANEAGIAAAVTVGIVLGNADLSYEEGIEAFNGDLSLLVLSFVFITLGALIQFDSLFATGFGGLAVVIAVVLVIRPLIVGLSTYGTQMTSKERIWMAAVAPRGIIPASIATLFALQLQELGQNDAATLLTGTVFLVILLTVLFEGGLARHLAEYLDVIPMRAIIVGGGRVGRTLAERLEDRGENVVIVEQDPDVVETVKRMGFSVQEGDATDLETLREAGAEHAKIMAAATGDDDVNLLVAQLARTSFDVETVIARANNRSNVNAFKELGVRTISSTLSVAWAMDNAIERPALTEWMNELERSGDVQEIEITSDAMAGTKIGSLGDDFPNGCIIGLVSRGEESHVPTPDFEFERGDHLTIIGRQDAVREAIELFDPGRFQT
- a CDS encoding DUF5789 family protein, which translates into the protein MRLFTDADERFEAHSYPATTRELIEEYGDLELALPNGSETIETALSRVGNETYPDAEAARLAIYGAVSDKAIGRKYYSDRDPIAPGEQGYDQLSF
- a CDS encoding ABC transporter permease, whose translation is MRWFPLARKEFRGIVRYKGTWLFTLLLVYFGYQPSYIGYRGIGPDITIAYIQNFATMLLPLGVLLLSYRSIIKERRSGSLKFPLGLPLTRTDVLLGKIAGRTAGLGASVLVACLALASYGLVRYGLFSPLRFVAVVLTTLVYVLVLVSIAVAISAVTRRAITATVGVFAGLYLPLFVFWQIMIRWLNGMITDTGAGTATATGVQAFEPGGVYFLLLRLAPGNAYTVLTNWLLGVGNAARGYVGVVRTTQASSSPQVSAFPIVETTLQDPPLYLHEAGGLLVLAVWAVVPIGLAWLRFTRGDVI
- a CDS encoding ROK family protein: MEYYAGVDLGATNTRAAVADATATVIGAATRSTPQGPTGIAVTETVLSVVRDACEEAGIDPSSISVVGVGSIGPLDLAAGVIENPANLPDTIDRIPLSGPLKSLIGGDRVVLRNDADTGLLGERFYGEYAPDDMIYVTISSGVGAGVAVDGSLLSGWDGNAGEIGHMLVDPDGMMTCGCGRDGHWEAYCSGNNIPKYAQQLYEQHPMETDLPLSSTADTADVPFDAAELFAHAGTDPFADYVIERIGKWNAVGMANLVHTYAPLVINVGGAVALNNPELILDPINERLSEMVLTNVPDVQLTTLSGDVVVHGALASALLADGHTRPDNPEQFRK
- a CDS encoding polyprenyl synthetase family protein, coding for MEYLQTRRDRVEQRLESVLDDVAPNTLGSEVRHVSLAGGKRVRPTITVLTCEAAGGTIDGALDFAVGIELVHNASLVIDDIIDDADLRRGVASAWSAFGYGPAIIASDGLLGEAFDLFSANESAMRVVAEAMVELGEGEASELVDRPETESEYMVLARRKTGALFRAAAELGAIAADADPYTVEAFGQYAERVGVAFQIRDDVLDATAKAESLGKPVGQDAAMERPSLVQIADLTPEQANQRAHEQAEAAIDALTTADMDTTTTPQSQQALEYLHDLAEFVVVRDQ
- a CDS encoding pyridoxal phosphate-dependent aminotransferase, with the protein product MPQFSSRVEAVSISGIREVFEAAGEDAINLGIGQPDFPTPDHVRDAATAAIESGTVDGYTSNKGLQSLREAIADKHERDNGFTVDPGNVIATAGGSEALHLALEAHVDSGQEVIIPDPGFVSYEALTHLADGTPKPIGLRDDLTMDPDAVEAAITEDTAAFIVCSPANPTGAVQSEADMRAFARIADEHDVLCLSDEVYERIVFDGDHHSPMAFTERDNVVVVNACSKAYSMTGWRLGWVAASHERTERMLRVHQYVQACASAPAQYAAQAALTGPQNVVGRMVSAFEERRDVLLDGLDDIGLDTPTPHGAFYAMPTVPDGWIDAVLARDVIVVPGEAFGDRGNGHARISYATGVERIKDALERMDDATAAAR
- a CDS encoding PHP domain-containing protein, which encodes MVVADLHVHTTNSDGALEPDAVPKVAAMAGVSVVAITDHDRLVPFLNAPVKEIGGVTVIHGIELRVERNGQQIDLLGYGVRPTEALCAEIDRLQENRIERANEIVERIERRTGVTLDIELQPGVGRPHIARAIEQSAIDCDYHAAFDRLIGDDCPCFVPRRVPSFERGHTLLKDACGLVSLAHPLRYDDQDRALSLAAALDGVEYHYDYGRDVDLQPVERTIRENDLVVTGGSDAHDRTLGRAGLSEAEYHRFRTRCRRD
- a CDS encoding UbiA family prenyltransferase, with protein sequence MSVTRRGRGTSATLRALGSQVHPVFMLPAVAASAFGAVLAPALTLEIVVLHGGIVFCELYTAHVKDGYVDFYLRGEDESHPLTGRGCRLALLGASTLVFVGLGMLAVAVDPIAALLALPGWLIAYFHAPQLDTHPVGATVGYPLGISTTILGGYYAQAASLSTTPIVYAIVFLVVLSGVKIIDDATDYQYDRSIEKRTVAVVVGRARARQLATGLMAVGLAIVVIGSVLTPIIPPSSIVAVLAFAGIAGMARERDAELATMILIRGTYVFLALLVAAVWFQPLR